The genomic window TTGGAGCAAATTCAGCAGCTAAATCAGCATCAGTTGTTTGTGCAGCTAATTTTTGTGCCCAATACATAGCTAAATAAAAGTGAGAACCTCTATTATCAACTCCACCTAATTTTCTTGATGGTGATTTGTCATTGATTAAGAAAGTTCCAGTTGCTTTATCTAAAGTATCAGCTAAAACTTTTGCTTTTGCATTATTTTGAGTATTTCCTAAGTGTTCAAATGAAGCAGCAAGTGCCATAAATTCACCTAAAGAATCCCATCTTAAATAATCTTCTTCTTGGAATTGTTGAACGTGTTTTGGAGCAGATCCACCAGCACCAGTTTCAAATAATCCTCCACCTTGCATTAATGGAACAATTGATAACATTTTTGCTGAAGTTCCTAATTCTAAAATTGGGAATAAGTCAGTGTTATAATCTCTTAAGATATTTCCAGTTACTGAAATAGTATCTTCACCTTTTCTCATTCTTTCTAAAGATTTTAAAGTTGCGTCAACAGGAGACATAATTGTAATATCTAAACCAGATGTATCATGAGTTGGTAAGTATTTATTCACTTTTGCAATCATTTGAGCATCGTGAGCTCTATTTTTATCTAACCAGAAAATAGCAGGAGTATTAGATAATTTTGATCTTGATACTGCTAATTTAATCCAGTCTTGGATTGGAGCATCTTTAGTTTGACACATTCTGAAAATATCACCATTTTCAACATCAAAAGTAAATACAGCATTTCCATCTTTATCAATAACTTTGATTTGACCATCAGCTTTAGCTTGGAAAGTTTTGTCATGTGAACCATACTCTTCAGCTTTTTGAGCCATTAAACCAACATTAGGAACTGTTCCCATTGTTTTAACATCTAATGCTCCATTTTCTTTGCAATCATCAATTACAGCTTTGAAACTAGCTGCATATGCTCTATCTGGAATCATTGCAATTGTATCTTCTTCTTTATCTTCAGCATTCCACATTTTCCCACCACCTTTAATCATAGCAGGCATAGAAGCATCAATAATAACATCTGAAGGAACATGTAAGTTTGTAATTCCTTTAGCAGAATTTACCATTGCAAGTCTTGGTTGTTTTGCATAAACTGCAGCAATATCAGCTTCAATTTCAGCTTTTACGCTTGCATTAACTTTGTCTAATTTAGAGTATAAATCACCTAAACCATTGTTAAAGTTAACACCTAATTCATCAAATAAAGCAGCATGTTTTGCAATTAAATCTTTGAAATACACTTTTACTGCAAATCCAAACATAATAGGATCAGAAACTTTCATCATTGTTGCTTTTAAGTGTAAAGATAATAATACATCTTCTTTTTTAGCTCTTTCAATAACTTGTGCATAAAATTCTTGTAATGCTTTTGCATTCATAACCGTTGCGTCAATAATTTCACCAGCAAGTACTTTTGTAGATGCTTTTAATACAGTTTCAGCACCTTTTGTATCAAAGAAAGAGATTTTTAAATCATTTGCTTCATCAAAAGTTTTTGATACTTCAGAACCATAGAAATCTCCTGAAGTCATACAAGCTACGTCAGTTTTAGAATCTTTTGCCCATTTACCCATTCTGTGAGGATTAGCTCTTGCGTAGTTTTTAACAGCACTAGGAGCACGTCTGTCTGAATTTCCTTCTCTTAATACAGGATTAACTGCTGAACCAGTAATTTTTGAATATCTAGCAGTAATTTCTTCGCTAGCATCATAATTTGGTATGTTATAACCTTTTGATTGTAATTCTGCAATTGCTGCTTTTAATTGAGGAACAGAAGCAGATACATTAGGTAATTTAACAATGTTAGCTTCTGGATCTTGAGTTAAAGCTCCAAGTTCTGCTAAATCATCACTGATTTTTTGGTCTTCTTTTAAGTTTTCAGGGAAGTTAGCTAAAATTCTTCCAGCTAATGAAATATCTTTTGTAACCATTTCTATACCAGAACTTTTTGTGAAAGCTTTGATAATTGGTAAAAAAGAGTATGTTGCTAAAGCTGGTGCTTCATCAACTTTCGTGTAAATGATTTTTGACATATTGTTTCCTAAATTTGAATTTAATGTTAGCAACATGATAGCCAGATTTGAATTTAAGGGAATTGAAAGTTCGATATATTTGGAATGTGAAAATTTGACTGTTTCAAATTTTCACAAGTTTACTAATTTACATTGTTAAATAAATCTTTGATTGATGTTGGTTTTTGTTTTGTTACATCTGTTTTCATAATTGTTTCGGCTTCAGCGTCAATTAAAGTTTCATCAGTTTTAACTTTTGTGTAAGTTTTAGCAACGCCAACATTTGCGCTAATATTTACTTGATGCTCTTCAAATGTGCTTGCAAATTTATGAAGACCAGTTCTATTGTCTCTTACAAAATAAATATAATCGCTTTTTACAGGGAAAATTGCTGC from Arcobacter venerupis includes these protein-coding regions:
- a CDS encoding NADP-dependent isocitrate dehydrogenase, translating into MSKIIYTKVDEAPALATYSFLPIIKAFTKSSGIEMVTKDISLAGRILANFPENLKEDQKISDDLAELGALTQDPEANIVKLPNVSASVPQLKAAIAELQSKGYNIPNYDASEEITARYSKITGSAVNPVLREGNSDRRAPSAVKNYARANPHRMGKWAKDSKTDVACMTSGDFYGSEVSKTFDEANDLKISFFDTKGAETVLKASTKVLAGEIIDATVMNAKALQEFYAQVIERAKKEDVLLSLHLKATMMKVSDPIMFGFAVKVYFKDLIAKHAALFDELGVNFNNGLGDLYSKLDKVNASVKAEIEADIAAVYAKQPRLAMVNSAKGITNLHVPSDVIIDASMPAMIKGGGKMWNAEDKEEDTIAMIPDRAYAASFKAVIDDCKENGALDVKTMGTVPNVGLMAQKAEEYGSHDKTFQAKADGQIKVIDKDGNAVFTFDVENGDIFRMCQTKDAPIQDWIKLAVSRSKLSNTPAIFWLDKNRAHDAQMIAKVNKYLPTHDTSGLDITIMSPVDATLKSLERMRKGEDTISVTGNILRDYNTDLFPILELGTSAKMLSIVPLMQGGGLFETGAGGSAPKHVQQFQEEDYLRWDSLGEFMALAASFEHLGNTQNNAKAKVLADTLDKATGTFLINDKSPSRKLGGVDNRGSHFYLAMYWAQKLAAQTTDADLAAEFAPIAKAMTENEDKIMSELVAGHGKAVDMGGYYLPDEAKTSAAMRPSATLNAIIG